The Arachis duranensis cultivar V14167 chromosome 2, aradu.V14167.gnm2.J7QH, whole genome shotgun sequence genome has a window encoding:
- the LOC107473129 gene encoding NAC domain-containing protein 14-like: MAETRVLPVGYRFRPTEEEILIHYLNNKHLGNDAEIKNTISQVDLCNFDPWDLPEQSKVKSDDQEWFFFNELKYMKNKRCNRKTNMGYWKITGKERIGTDSVIGTKRTLVFYERPHNVKTNWVLHEYHAFDQKVGSCQSNIVLSRVIMNAEKREQKLKTKASNIVEEEEVKCEDEPCSEITDCVTQATTEDAIIPDNACVSSERQQPQVIDYEILSSGQQSSVAHSGNENNNAAEATWRQDADMNIEYFWNLLFSSIDADPHAEFLNSVLAGDDQLYVDSGHH, from the exons ATGGCAGAAACTCGGGTTCTACCTGTTGGATATAGGTTTCGTCCAACAGAAGAGGAAATTTTAATTCACTATCTCAATAACAAGCATTTGGGAAATGATGCAGAGATTAAGAACACTATTTCCCAAGTTGATCTTTGTAACTTTGATCCTTGGGATTTACCAG AACAATCGAAAGTGAAATCGGATGATCAAGAATGGTTTTTCTTCAATGAATTGAAATACATGAAAAACAAGCGGTGTAACAGAAAAACCAACATGGGATATTGGAAGATCACAGGAAAAGAGAGAATCGGGACAGACAGTGTCATAGGTACAAAAAGAACACTAGTTTTCTACGAGCGTCCACATAATGTCAAAACCAATTGGGTTCTTCATGAATATCATGCATTTGATCAAAAGGTAGGTTCTTGCCAG AGCAACATCGTATTGAGCCGTGTAATAATGAATGCTGAGAAAAGGGAACAGAAGCTAAAGACAAAAGCAAGCAACATAGTCGAAGAGGAGGAAGTAAAATGTGAAGATGAACCATGCAGCGAAATTACTGACTGTGTTACCCAAGCAACTACAGAAGATGCAATCATTCCTGATAAT GCATGTGTTTCATCCGAGCGACAACAACCTCAAGTTATAGATTATGAAATTCTCTCATCGGGACAACAATCTTCAGTGGCCCATTCCGGTAATGAAAACAATAATGCCGCGGAAGCAACATGGAGGCAAGATGCCGATATGAATATCGAGTATTTTTGGAATTTGCTGTTTTCTAGCATCGATGCTGACCCTCATGCTGAGTTCTTAAATTCGGTGTTGGCAGGGGATGATCAACTCTATGTTGATTCCGGCCACCATTGA